In Providencia sneebia DSM 19967, one DNA window encodes the following:
- a CDS encoding type 2 GTP cyclohydrolase I, translated as MRNISLEEVINNELKVSEFQDYAPNGLQVEGRSHVQKIVTGVTACQALLDKAVEMEADAIIVHHGYFWKNEPVVIKGMKRKRLKTLLENDINLYGYHLPLDAHPHLGNNTQLAHLMGVKIDGYIEPLLPFGYFDEPITPAELSQRLEKQLGRKVLHCGDFGKQEIRQIAWCTGGGQGFILEAAEFGVDAFVTGEVSEQTIHIAREMGIHFYSAGHHATERYGIKALTKWLVDNHGLDATFIDIDNPA; from the coding sequence ATGCGTAATATCTCTTTGGAAGAAGTGATCAATAATGAATTAAAAGTCAGTGAATTCCAAGACTATGCTCCGAATGGCCTTCAAGTAGAAGGGCGCTCGCATGTACAAAAAATTGTCACTGGTGTGACTGCTTGCCAAGCGTTATTAGATAAAGCTGTAGAAATGGAAGCGGATGCAATTATTGTTCATCATGGTTATTTTTGGAAAAATGAGCCAGTTGTGATCAAAGGCATGAAAAGAAAGCGCCTGAAAACATTATTAGAAAATGATATTAACCTTTATGGCTATCATCTTCCTCTGGATGCTCATCCTCATCTTGGTAATAACACACAGCTAGCACATTTAATGGGTGTCAAAATTGATGGTTATATTGAGCCTTTATTGCCATTTGGTTATTTTGATGAGCCAATCACGCCAGCAGAATTATCACAGCGTTTAGAAAAGCAACTTGGTCGTAAGGTGCTCCATTGCGGAGATTTTGGTAAACAAGAAATCAGACAAATTGCATGGTGCACGGGTGGCGGGCAAGGTTTTATTTTAGAAGCGGCTGAATTTGGTGTGGATGCTTTTGTCACGGGAGAGGTTTCAGAGCAAACTATCCATATTGCAAGAGAAATGGGCATTCATTTTTATTCTGCGGGTCATCACGCAACAGAACGCTATGGCATTAAAGCATTAACTAAATGGTTAGTTGATAACCATGGTTTAGATGCAACATTCATTGATATTGATAACCCAGCTTAA
- a CDS encoding DUF2517 family protein translates to MSTYHEYSRTQVMVRRAAALFAGILAFPIMVFHPQRAKFYSYLYKVWTKTSDKPVWLERSEMTMDAHR, encoded by the coding sequence ATGTCCACATACCACGAATATTCCCGTACTCAGGTTATGGTACGCCGCGCTGCCGCGTTGTTTGCAGGCATACTTGCATTTCCGATTATGGTTTTTCATCCACAACGTGCAAAATTTTATAGCTACTTATATAAAGTTTGGACGAAAACAAGCGATAAACCCGTGTGGTTAGAGCGTTCAGAAATGACGATGGATGCACATCGCTAG